In Synechococcales cyanobacterium T60_A2020_003, the genomic window CGCCATCCAAACAGTGCAATAGCGATCGACTAACTGCACCGATAGCTCATTGTTGGCCAGTTGTGCCTCTAGGGCTTGACTATCAAAACTGACCCCTCCGAGGCCGGGTTGGCCTTGCTTTAGTGCGTCCCAGGCAGTCAGGGTGTAGCCTGTAACCGGAATCTCCAACAGGTATGCCACCAGAAAATGTCCAGCTTCATGACGAATAACCCGCTGGCGATGTTCTGGCGAAAAATTGGCAACCCAGTCCAGGAGCAACGTTCCCCCCCGTCCCTGCCATTGCAGGGTATCCACGGTAGCAATGCTCAGCATCCCAAAGGCAGCGATCGCCGGAACCACAGGCGAAATCTGCACCAATGGTCCTACGAGACTGAGGATCACCAGCGAGAAGATGGCGATCGCGACTAAATTGAGGGTAGTGTTACTCACAGGCGTTTATCGATACGGTCTTCTTTTTTTATAGCGTGAAATTGATGGATTCTCGAAATCGCCCCACGGCCTAAGTCCCAATAAAATCCAACGCTCAAAACTCAGAATGACCGGATGCCTTGAGCAACGGTTGAATGAGCAGACTCAACAAATACACTGCTCCGGCGACCAAAATAATCGTGGCACCAGAGGTGAGGTTGAGGAAATAGGATAACCCTAGCCCAACGGTCGTAAAGATCATTCCCAAGAAACTGGCGAGTACCATCATCTTTTTCATATCTCTGACAAACTGAGCACTGGTGGCGGCAGGCATCGTTAACAGCGCAATCACCATAATCAGCCCCACCACCCGCATCATCATGACAATGGTCAGCGCAATCATACACAGCAACGTCAGATAGATGGCATCGACAGGAACATTGACCACCGTCGCGAACAGTTCATCAAAGTAAATCGCCAAGAGTTCTTTATAAAACAGCACGGCTAGGGTAATGATGATCGCATCCAGCACCAGCATAATGATTAAATCGCTGAACGAAACGGTCAAAATGCTGCCAAACAGATAACTCAGGAGATCGGCTTTGTAGCCCTTGGTTAAATCAATCAGGATAATACCGATCGCCATGCCAATCGCCCACATCACCCCAATAATCGTATCGGCCCGTTGTTGGGTTTTGCGCTGCACCATGCCCATGCCCAGGGCAGACACCACGCTAAATAGAATCGCACCCAGGACGGGATTAAATTGGAAAAAATAGCCTAACCCAATGCCGCCATAGGCCGCGTGGGCAATGCCGCCACTAATGAAAACGATGCGGTTCACCACCACAAAGGTGCCAATTACCCCACAGGCAATGCTGACCAGAATTCCCGCCATGAGCGCATTTCGCATAAAGTCAAACTGCAAGGCTTCAATCATGGCTGGACGTCCTCCGTTCGATTTCCTCGGATAGATGCTGGGGAAAGACCCGGTGGGGAACTCCGTGGGCAATTAGATCTACAGGGCATTGATAGACCATTTCCAGCATTTCTGGCGTGATTTGTTTCTCGCCGTGGTAGAACAAGCGGCGATTCAGGAAACCGACCGTTTTCACGCAGGAGGCGATCGCCCCAATATCGTGGGAGATCATCAAAATCGTGATGTGCTCATTCAGTCGCTTCAGCAACTCGTAAATATGGCTGCCAATGTGCGGATCCACCCCGGCCACGGGTTCATCCAGCAGCAGAATGCTCGGTTCTACGGCTAACGCCCGCGCAATATAGACCCGCTTGCGCTGCCCACCGGATAATTCTCCCAAGGGGCGATCGCGCAGTTGCAGCATCTCCACGCTCCGCAGTGCTTCTGCCACATAGTGGCTGTCTTTGGTGGTATAGGTATGCAGCAGGCGACGTTTGCCCAAACGACCCATCATCACCACATCCCAAACCGTGATCGGAAAAGCCCGATCAAACTCGATACCTTGGGGGACATAGCCCAGGTAGCGTCATCCCTGCTGGGGTCGCTGCCCCATAATCAGCACCTCACCCCGCATCGGTGGCAGCAGCCCCAGCAGCACCTTAAACAACGTCGTTTTGCCGCTACCGTTTGGGCCAATCAGTCCAATAAAGTCCAGGTCTTGAACAGACAGGTTGATATCTTCTAGAACGGGTTCCTGATTGTATCCGGCCCATAGATGCCGAATTGAAATTACTTCCAGGGGGGTAGCGGGTACATCCACAGATTTGAAGATCCTTACACTGGGCGGATTAATGGTGAAAAAGACTGAGAGGATATTTATAACGTTATCTGTCATGGATCAAAGCGTTGTCGATCCCCCTAAATCCCCCTACCCTTCGGGAAGCCGCTTTGCGTCTATAAAAAGGGGGACTTTAAGGCTATCTCCCCCCTTCTTAAGGGGGGCTAGGGGGGAACAAGGCGCACAGAGTCTCCGTCAAGAACTGGTGTATACACCGTAGCTCAAAGGGTGAGGGCTGCAAGCTGAGATGTCCCCCTAACCCCTTTTGGGACGGCGATCGCGCAACCGTTCGGCGGTTCGTAGGATTTGCCCCGCCAAGACTGCCGCCCCAAAGCCGTTGTCAATGTTCATCACCCCCACCCCAGAGGCACAGGAATTGAGCATGGTAAGCAAGGCCGACAATCCCCCAAAACTGGCACCATAGCCAACACTGGTGGGCACCGCGATCACAGGACAATCCGCTAATCCGGCAACGACGCTGGGCAATGCCCCTTCCATTCCGGCGACCACAATCAGCACATCGGCCTCGCGAATGTAGTGTTGGTTCTGGAGCAGCCGATGAATCCCCGCCACACCCACATCCCAAAGCCGCCTGACGTGGAAGCCAAATAGCTCGGCAGTGACGGCGGCTTCTTCAGCAACGGCAAGATCGGCCGTTCCGGCAGAAATGAGGGTTACGGTTCCGGCATAGCGCGGTTCGATTCCCGTTGGGGCGATCGCACAAATCCGGGCGAGGTCATAGTACTGCAAATCCGGGAGATAGCGATAGCGCTTGATCTCAATGTAAACGTCGTAGGGAATCCGGGTCGCCATCACGATCGGGTTCTGTTCCGCCAAGGACGCCATGATTTTGGCAATTTGATCCGGGGTTTTTCCTGGCCCCCACACCACCTCTGGAAAGCCCGTACGGAGCAATCGCTGGTGGTCTAGTTTGGCGAACTCTTCGATCGGCTCGTAGCTCAACACCTTGATCTGATCCAGGGCAGCATCGGGACTCGTTTGACCTTGAGCCACCGCGTCTAGCAACTGCCGCAACATCCCTAAATCCGTCACTGCTTTTTATCTCCCTGATCGTCTATCTTCAACTCGTGGATGTTCCACAATCCCCAACTGGGCAAGCTGGAAAATTGCACATTTTGCAGGCGATCGCGCACGGACATCATCGCAATTTCCTGAACCAGATGGATCACCGGAAGCTGCTCTTGGACAATGCGTTGAAACTCAGCATAGATCTGTTTGCGCCCCTCCTCATTGAGTTCCCGTGCCCCGGCATCAAAAAGCTGATCAATGTTTCGCTCCCAGTCACTGACCACCCAATTCTG contains:
- a CDS encoding ATP-dependent Zn protease, encoding MSNTTLNLVAIAIFSLVILSLVGPLVQISPVVPAIAAFGMLSIATVDTLQWQGRGGTLLLDWVANFSPEHRQRVIRHEAGHFLVAYLLEIPVTGYTLTAWDALKQGQPGLGGVSFDSQALEAQLANNELSVQLVDRYCTVWMAGIAAEQSFYGNVEGGADDRQTIQILWSQLRRPSSEAELKQRWATLQATTLLENHQAAYNALVSALERRASVEECCTAIAHAL
- a CDS encoding metal ABC transporter permease — translated: MIEALQFDFMRNALMAGILVSIACGVIGTFVVVNRIVFISGGIAHAAYGGIGLGYFFQFNPVLGAILFSVVSALGMGMVQRKTQQRADTIIGVMWAIGMAIGIILIDLTKGYKADLLSYLFGSILTVSFSDLIIMLVLDAIIITLAVLFYKELLAIYFDELFATVVNVPVDAIYLTLLCMIALTIVMMMRVVGLIMVIALLTMPAATSAQFVRDMKKMMVLASFLGMIFTTVGLGLSYFLNLTSGATIILVAGAVYLLSLLIQPLLKASGHSEF
- the larB gene encoding nickel pincer cofactor biosynthesis protein LarB; translated protein: MTDLGMLRQLLDAVAQGQTSPDAALDQIKVLSYEPIEEFAKLDHQRLLRTGFPEVVWGPGKTPDQIAKIMASLAEQNPIVMATRIPYDVYIEIKRYRYLPDLQYYDLARICAIAPTGIEPRYAGTVTLISAGTADLAVAEEAAVTAELFGFHVRRLWDVGVAGIHRLLQNQHYIREADVLIVVAGMEGALPSVVAGLADCPVIAVPTSVGYGASFGGLSALLTMLNSCASGVGVMNIDNGFGAAVLAGQILRTAERLRDRRPKRG